From Saccharothrix espanaensis DSM 44229, the proteins below share one genomic window:
- a CDS encoding RNA polymerase sigma factor: MSSDAELIGRSLRGDTAAFVEVISRHEAAIGNYLARRVGRQAAEDVLGDVWVAAYESRATYDSSYPEARPWLYGVALNRLRRHWRSEPAEEPASDLTSVANDWDPWPAVDARVDTQAQLRSALARLKPEEREVLGLVAWEDLTVAEAGRVLDIPAGTARRLLHQARKALREAPEVAALLRVPTT; encoded by the coding sequence ATGTCGTCAGACGCGGAACTGATCGGCAGATCGCTGCGTGGAGACACCGCTGCCTTCGTGGAAGTGATCAGCCGTCACGAGGCCGCGATCGGGAACTACCTGGCGCGCAGAGTGGGGCGTCAGGCCGCCGAGGACGTGCTCGGCGATGTGTGGGTGGCGGCCTACGAGTCCCGTGCGACCTATGACAGTTCGTACCCCGAAGCCAGGCCTTGGCTGTACGGCGTCGCACTGAACAGGCTGCGGCGGCACTGGCGGTCCGAACCGGCCGAGGAGCCGGCGTCGGACCTGACCAGCGTGGCGAACGACTGGGATCCCTGGCCGGCGGTGGATGCCCGCGTGGACACGCAGGCACAGCTGCGAAGTGCACTGGCTCGGCTCAAACCGGAAGAGCGGGAAGTGCTGGGCCTGGTCGCCTGGGAGGACCTGACCGTCGCCGAGGCCGGGCGGGTGCTCGACATTCCCGCCGGCACGGCCCGGCGCCTGTTGCACCAGGCGCGCAAGGCGCTGCGTGAGGCCCCCGAGGTGGCCGCGCTGTTGCGAGTCCCGACAACGTGA
- a CDS encoding ABC transporter substrate-binding protein: protein MTILNRRRRKTVAATAIAGLLVTACAGGGNGSGTTTAAGVETEFDSFTWALQQLPVSLDLAKDATVNTQQVISLVTEPLERVANDGTFRPALAASVTQPDPTSIVYELAPGAQFSDGTPLTAEDAVWSLQHVTDAKAGAQTAGRVKSIDSITATTPTTVTVKLKFADPTARDNLSVISYVQSKKAAEAAGAALGTPSGLPVGTGPYVFKSSGPDKILLERNAKHAKTQPKAKAVSFVPIKDDNTGQLAMRSNSINGAQVTNVKQIGQWNNISGAQTVQLPANVTSYLTLDTSQPPFDDIHARRAVAHSIDRQGVSRAVYGANGVVLRGLVPQTLLEGVAGSADTAKGFLETLPQYDLDKGKAKSELAQSKTPGGFEVTIPYTTSSPWAEPTILNLQENMKELGVTITPKPESPEVWAKRVFAHDTPGIQSMQLIATIPDPNAVLPRVVGQAGIAAPGLNLANWTTPKIEDDVKALTGSVDREARWAATQSVLKQVSEQLPYIPLYAPNFVVALGKGFTFSEPVTQSDVLDGTWIQRVRATA from the coding sequence ATGACGATTCTCAACAGGCGCAGACGCAAGACGGTCGCCGCGACCGCGATCGCCGGCCTGCTCGTGACCGCGTGCGCCGGCGGTGGCAACGGTTCCGGCACCACCACCGCGGCCGGGGTGGAGACCGAGTTCGACAGCTTCACCTGGGCCCTGCAACAGCTCCCGGTGTCGCTCGACCTGGCCAAGGACGCGACGGTCAACACCCAGCAGGTGATCAGCCTGGTGACCGAACCGCTGGAACGGGTGGCCAACGACGGCACGTTCCGCCCGGCGCTGGCCGCGAGCGTCACGCAGCCCGACCCGACCTCCATCGTCTACGAACTCGCGCCCGGCGCGCAGTTCTCCGACGGCACCCCGCTGACGGCCGAGGACGCCGTGTGGAGCCTCCAGCACGTGACCGACGCGAAGGCCGGCGCGCAGACCGCCGGACGGGTCAAGAGCATCGACAGCATCACCGCCACCACCCCGACGACCGTCACCGTGAAGCTGAAGTTCGCCGACCCCACCGCGCGCGACAACCTCTCGGTCATCTCCTACGTGCAGTCGAAGAAGGCCGCCGAAGCCGCCGGGGCGGCACTGGGCACGCCGTCCGGGCTGCCCGTAGGCACCGGGCCGTACGTGTTCAAGTCCAGCGGACCGGACAAGATCCTGTTGGAGCGCAACGCGAAGCACGCCAAGACCCAGCCCAAGGCCAAGGCGGTCTCGTTCGTCCCGATCAAGGACGACAACACCGGTCAACTGGCGATGCGCTCGAACTCGATCAACGGCGCGCAGGTGACCAACGTCAAGCAGATCGGGCAGTGGAACAACATCTCCGGCGCCCAGACCGTGCAACTGCCCGCCAACGTGACCAGCTACCTGACGCTGGACACCTCGCAGCCGCCGTTCGACGACATCCACGCGCGGCGCGCGGTCGCCCACTCGATCGACCGCCAGGGCGTGTCCCGCGCGGTCTACGGCGCGAACGGCGTGGTGCTGCGGGGCCTGGTGCCGCAGACCCTGCTGGAAGGTGTCGCCGGGTCCGCCGACACGGCCAAGGGCTTCCTGGAAACCCTGCCCCAGTACGACTTGGACAAGGGCAAGGCGAAGTCGGAACTGGCGCAGTCCAAGACGCCCGGCGGGTTCGAGGTCACCATCCCCTACACGACCAGCTCGCCGTGGGCGGAGCCGACGATCCTGAACCTCCAGGAGAACATGAAGGAACTGGGCGTCACGATCACGCCGAAGCCGGAATCGCCGGAGGTGTGGGCGAAGCGGGTGTTCGCGCACGACACCCCGGGCATCCAGTCGATGCAGCTGATCGCCACCATCCCCGACCCGAACGCGGTGCTGCCGCGCGTGGTGGGGCAGGCCGGCATCGCCGCGCCGGGCCTGAACCTGGCCAACTGGACCACCCCGAAGATCGAGGACGACGTCAAGGCGCTGACCGGTTCCGTGGACCGCGAGGCGCGCTGGGCGGCGACGCAGTCGGTGCTCAAGCAGGTTTCCGAGCAGCTTCCCTACATCCCCCTGTACGCGCCGAACTTCGTGGTCGCGCTCGGCAAGGGGTTCACCTTCTCCGAGCCGGTCACCCAGTCCGACGTCCTGGACGGCACCTGGATCCAGCGCGTCCGGGCGACGGCGTGA
- a CDS encoding dipeptide ABC transporter ATP-binding protein, with the protein MSLLTVDSVDISHRGRRLVRDVGFSVDAGTSVGIVGESGSGKSLTVRSLVGLLPAGVSATGSVTFDGWELLGLPERGLRTVRGGRISLLMQDPFSMLNPVQTVFAHVAEGLAAEIRRNRAKVRAEVHGRLEEVGLDPARVARRYPFQLSGGMRQRVALAAALAGDPDLLIADEPTTALDATTQAQVLAMLDSLRRRRGMALVLVTHDLGVAFSVCDRIMVMYAGSLVEQAPADELRRDPRHPYTAGLLGSHLPVDRRVETMRSIPGRVPPADSVGGQCGFASRCAWAVDACRAERPLLTLTTPGHTTACLRVDEIAPDLLGPAEQEGQDTGDANVAAPGVLLTVRDLRKSYRDLSAAKQRTDAVKGVSFDVGVHESVGLVGESGSGKTTIARTLLGLARPDSGTIGLGGLDLTDYRRLSREQSRGVAHLVQVVFQDPYSSLNPARTIGATLREAITARDRAADHRAETAELLAQVGLTEQHARRRPAQLSGGERQRIAIARAVALRPRLLICDEPVAALDVSVRAEILTLLRELQRRYRMSMLFITHELSVVRQMTDRVLVLYRGEIVEQGRTALVLDNPGHEYTARLVGSVLGLDQEGVTR; encoded by the coding sequence ATGAGCCTGCTCACCGTGGACAGCGTGGACATCAGCCACCGGGGCCGTCGGCTGGTGCGGGACGTGGGCTTCTCCGTCGACGCGGGGACGTCGGTCGGCATCGTCGGCGAGTCCGGCAGCGGCAAGTCGCTCACCGTCCGCTCGCTGGTCGGCCTGCTGCCCGCCGGCGTGAGCGCGACCGGTTCGGTGACCTTCGACGGTTGGGAGCTGCTCGGCCTGCCCGAGCGCGGACTGCGGACCGTGCGCGGCGGCCGGATCAGCCTGCTGATGCAGGACCCGTTCTCCATGCTCAACCCCGTGCAGACGGTGTTCGCGCACGTGGCGGAGGGCCTCGCGGCCGAGATCCGGCGCAACCGCGCCAAGGTGCGCGCGGAGGTCCACGGCCGGCTGGAGGAGGTCGGCCTGGACCCCGCGCGGGTGGCGCGCCGCTACCCGTTCCAGCTCTCCGGCGGGATGCGGCAGCGGGTCGCCCTCGCGGCGGCGCTGGCCGGCGACCCGGACCTGCTCATCGCCGACGAGCCCACCACCGCGCTGGACGCCACCACGCAGGCGCAGGTCCTCGCCATGCTCGACAGCCTGCGCCGCCGGCGCGGGATGGCCCTGGTGCTGGTCACCCACGACCTCGGCGTGGCGTTCTCGGTGTGCGACCGGATCATGGTCATGTACGCCGGGAGCCTGGTCGAGCAGGCCCCCGCCGACGAGCTGCGGCGCGACCCGAGGCACCCCTACACGGCCGGGCTGCTGGGGTCGCACCTGCCGGTCGACCGCCGGGTCGAGACGATGAGGTCCATCCCCGGGCGGGTGCCCCCGGCGGACTCCGTCGGCGGCCAGTGCGGCTTCGCGTCCCGCTGCGCGTGGGCGGTGGACGCCTGCCGTGCCGAGCGGCCGCTGCTCACGCTCACCACCCCCGGCCACACGACCGCCTGCCTGCGCGTCGACGAGATCGCCCCGGATCTCCTCGGCCCGGCAGAACAGGAGGGACAGGACACCGGGGACGCCAACGTCGCCGCCCCCGGTGTCCTGCTCACCGTGCGCGACCTGCGCAAGTCGTACCGGGACCTGTCCGCCGCCAAGCAGCGCACCGACGCGGTCAAAGGGGTGTCCTTCGACGTCGGCGTGCACGAGTCGGTCGGCCTGGTCGGCGAGTCCGGTTCGGGCAAGACCACCATCGCCCGGACGCTGCTCGGCCTGGCCCGCCCCGATTCCGGCACCATCGGGCTGGGCGGGCTCGACCTGACCGACTACCGGCGGCTCAGCCGCGAGCAGTCGCGCGGTGTCGCCCACCTGGTGCAGGTCGTGTTCCAGGACCCGTACTCGTCGCTGAACCCGGCCCGCACCATCGGCGCGACCCTGCGGGAGGCGATCACCGCCCGCGACCGTGCCGCCGACCACCGGGCCGAGACCGCCGAACTGCTCGCCCAGGTCGGGCTGACCGAGCAGCACGCGCGACGGCGCCCCGCGCAGCTCTCCGGCGGCGAGCGGCAGCGGATCGCCATCGCGCGGGCCGTCGCGCTGCGGCCCCGGCTGCTGATCTGCGACGAACCGGTGGCCGCGCTGGACGTGTCGGTCCGCGCGGAGATCCTGACCCTGCTGCGGGAACTGCAACGGCGGTACCGGATGAGCATGCTGTTCATCACCCACGAACTGTCCGTCGTCCGGCAGATGACCGATCGCGTCCTGGTGCTCTACCGGGGCGAGATCGTCGAACAGGGCCGCACGGCCCTCGTGCTGGACAACCCCGGGCACGAGTACACCGCCCGCCTCGTGGGCTCGGTGCTCGGGCTCGACCAGGAAGGAGTCACCAGGTGA
- a CDS encoding TetR/AcrR family transcriptional regulator — MTEPTGLRERKKQRTRRALIETAYRLFAQKGYDRTTTAEIAAAAEVSNATFFNHFATKEDLVLTEDGEHILRTGLEVIAERHSGDTALDVLRRAMLRMLAEAEAGLRDPAGELETIRLDLITSVPALRATMLQRAFDAQQQLTAALRQTHTDELDDIDAAALVGGVTGAVLAAGQAALRTGQPLGTAMRRAIDIATGQPK; from the coding sequence ATGACCGAACCGACGGGGTTGCGAGAACGGAAGAAGCAGCGCACCCGGAGGGCGCTGATCGAAACGGCGTACCGGCTCTTCGCGCAGAAGGGCTACGACCGGACGACCACCGCCGAGATCGCCGCCGCCGCCGAGGTGTCCAACGCGACGTTCTTCAACCACTTCGCGACCAAGGAGGACCTGGTCCTCACCGAGGACGGCGAGCACATCCTGCGCACCGGCCTGGAGGTCATCGCGGAGCGCCACTCCGGCGACACGGCGCTCGACGTCCTGCGTCGGGCGATGCTCCGGATGCTGGCCGAGGCCGAGGCAGGACTCCGCGACCCGGCCGGCGAACTGGAAACGATCCGGCTGGACCTGATCACCTCGGTGCCGGCGCTGCGGGCGACCATGCTGCAACGGGCATTCGACGCCCAACAACAACTGACCGCCGCACTCCGACAGACCCACACCGACGAACTCGACGACATCGACGCCGCCGCGCTCGTCGGCGGCGTCACCGGAGCCGTTCTCGCCGCCGGACAAGCAGCTCTGCGAACCGGCCAACCCCTCGGAACGGCAATGCGGCGTGCCATCGACATCGCTACCGGACAACCGAAGTAG
- a CDS encoding ABC transporter permease codes for MTRFLARRLAAMVAMLLLVSFLVFSLLALAPGSLLATLMGTAPTTPELIEATTLKYHLDDPFLVQYGRWLADAVRFDLGTSVRSGENVLDALGQALPMSFQLALFALLLVVLVGIPLGTAAGLRRGAAADRVVSTAAAFGMSAPPFAVGLLLVYVFGVLLDWFPVFGSGDGFADGLWHLVLPAVSLAAGLMAIVLRQTRAAMLDVMDQDYITFARARGVAPGRVLVKYALRNAAVPIVTSSGVVLIAALSGAVLVETVFSLPGVGSLLVVSVNTKDIPMVQGIAMVAAAFVILVNLAVDVLTGLLDPRIRARQVAS; via the coding sequence ATGACCAGGTTCCTGGCCCGCCGCCTGGCCGCGATGGTCGCGATGCTGCTGCTGGTGTCGTTCCTGGTGTTCAGCCTGCTCGCGCTGGCACCGGGATCGCTGCTGGCGACGTTGATGGGCACCGCGCCGACCACGCCGGAGCTGATCGAGGCGACCACGCTCAAGTACCACCTCGACGACCCGTTCCTGGTGCAGTACGGCCGGTGGCTGGCCGACGCGGTCCGGTTCGACCTGGGCACGTCGGTGCGCTCGGGCGAGAACGTGCTCGACGCGTTGGGCCAGGCCCTGCCGATGTCCTTCCAGTTGGCGCTGTTCGCGTTGCTGCTGGTCGTGCTGGTCGGCATTCCGCTCGGCACGGCGGCCGGACTGCGGCGCGGTGCCGCGGCGGACCGCGTGGTGTCCACCGCGGCGGCCTTCGGGATGAGCGCGCCGCCGTTCGCGGTCGGGTTGTTGCTGGTGTACGTGTTCGGCGTGCTGCTGGACTGGTTCCCGGTGTTCGGTTCGGGCGACGGTTTCGCGGACGGCCTCTGGCACCTGGTGCTGCCGGCGGTCTCGCTGGCCGCCGGGTTGATGGCGATCGTGCTGCGACAGACGAGGGCGGCGATGCTCGACGTGATGGACCAGGACTACATCACCTTCGCGCGGGCGAGGGGAGTGGCGCCGGGGCGGGTGCTGGTCAAGTACGCGCTGCGCAACGCGGCGGTGCCGATCGTGACCTCCTCCGGGGTGGTGCTGATCGCCGCGCTGTCCGGCGCGGTGCTGGTGGAGACGGTGTTCTCGCTGCCCGGTGTCGGGTCGCTGCTGGTGGTCTCGGTCAACACCAAGGACATCCCGATGGTGCAGGGCATCGCCATGGTCGCGGCGGCGTTCGTGATCCTGGTCAACCTGGCCGTGGACGTGCTCACCGGCCTGCTCGACCCGCGCATCCGGGCCCGGCAGGTGGCGTCGTGA
- a CDS encoding phosphotransferase family protein has protein sequence MEAEVVWRATAAATALAGELRLRVGDAVVIQDSNMLALRLLPCGVFARVAQAGQEVAAFEVELAGRLAATASPVAALDPRVEPRVYERHGFAVTFWTYHDTVTPDPDFPGAYADALHHLHAGMRHVETEAPHILDRVAEAERPVTHPDDTPALTDTDRHLLLDTLRSARERIRGHGAAEQLLHGEPHPGNLLNTRNGPLFIDLETCCRGPVEFDVAHVPEEIGTSYPDIDHALLAECRRLVLGLVAAWRWNIRDNFPNGRRHGQNIPTLLRKGPPWPTLGTLTTE, from the coding sequence GTGGAGGCGGAGGTCGTTTGGCGTGCGACGGCCGCGGCGACGGCACTGGCCGGAGAGCTGCGCCTGCGGGTCGGCGACGCGGTCGTGATCCAGGATTCGAACATGCTCGCCCTGCGTCTGCTGCCGTGCGGCGTCTTCGCCCGAGTAGCGCAGGCGGGGCAGGAGGTGGCCGCGTTCGAGGTCGAACTCGCCGGGCGACTCGCCGCCACCGCGAGCCCCGTCGCGGCACTGGACCCCCGGGTCGAGCCGCGGGTCTACGAACGCCACGGCTTCGCCGTGACCTTCTGGACCTACCACGACACCGTGACCCCCGACCCGGACTTCCCCGGCGCATACGCCGACGCGCTCCACCACCTGCACGCCGGCATGCGACACGTCGAGACCGAAGCCCCGCACATCCTCGACCGGGTCGCAGAGGCCGAACGACCGGTCACCCACCCCGACGACACCCCCGCGCTCACCGACACCGACCGGCATCTCCTCCTCGACACCCTGCGAAGCGCCCGCGAACGCATCCGCGGCCACGGTGCCGCCGAGCAACTGCTGCACGGCGAACCGCATCCCGGCAACCTGCTCAACACCCGTAACGGCCCGCTGTTCATCGACCTCGAGACATGCTGCCGCGGACCCGTCGAATTCGACGTGGCCCACGTGCCGGAAGAGATCGGCACGAGCTACCCCGACATCGACCACGCCCTGCTCGCGGAATGCCGGCGGCTCGTCCTCGGACTGGTCGCCGCCTGGCGCTGGAACATCCGCGACAACTTCCCGAACGGGCGTAGGCACGGCCAAAACATCCCGACCCTGCTCCGCAAAGGCCCACCATGGCCCACACTCGGCACCCTCACCACCGAATAA
- a CDS encoding helix-turn-helix domain-containing protein, whose translation MRPVRRKADSTAGWEIARPSRATALPGVDMAGFRIRGDSPIELRAIPHPAVTVAVEFGDRPFDIHGRAGRLRSESLVAGLAFSAFQVRAEGVECVQIRLSPLSAYPVLGLPLAQLRGSVIALDDLWGRDTPRLRERLHRARTWPERFALIDTELSTRLHAGSLVDPEVAWAWRQIVAGHGRARVSDLAAQSGWSRQRLWSRFGSQIGLTPKRAAMLVRFDHAIHRLVRGHAPARVAADGGYADQSHLHHDVRVFTGTTPTAAANEPWLAVDDTAWPAHNGTS comes from the coding sequence GTGCGACCAGTTCGCCGGAAGGCAGACTCCACCGCCGGCTGGGAGATCGCGCGACCGTCGCGGGCCACCGCGCTGCCCGGTGTCGACATGGCCGGGTTCCGCATTCGCGGTGACAGCCCGATCGAACTACGAGCCATCCCCCACCCGGCTGTCACCGTGGCCGTCGAGTTCGGTGACCGCCCGTTCGACATCCACGGCAGGGCCGGTCGACTGCGGTCCGAGAGCCTGGTCGCCGGGCTCGCCTTCAGCGCGTTCCAGGTGCGCGCCGAGGGCGTCGAATGTGTGCAGATACGCCTGTCTCCGCTTTCCGCGTACCCCGTGCTCGGGCTGCCGCTCGCGCAGTTGCGCGGGAGCGTCATCGCGCTCGACGACCTGTGGGGCCGGGACACGCCGCGCCTGCGGGAGCGGCTGCACCGCGCGCGAACCTGGCCGGAGCGCTTCGCGCTGATCGACACAGAACTGTCGACCCGCCTCCATGCAGGCAGCCTGGTCGATCCCGAGGTGGCCTGGGCCTGGCGCCAGATCGTCGCCGGCCACGGCCGAGCGCGCGTGAGCGACCTCGCGGCACAGAGCGGGTGGAGCCGCCAGCGCCTGTGGTCCCGCTTCGGCTCGCAAATCGGCCTGACACCCAAACGTGCCGCCATGCTGGTCCGCTTCGACCACGCCATCCACCGCCTCGTCCGCGGGCACGCCCCCGCGCGGGTGGCAGCCGACGGTGGCTACGCCGACCAGTCCCACCTCCACCACGACGTCCGCGTGTTCACCGGAACGACCCCCACCGCCGCCGCGAACGAACCATGGCTGGCCGTCGACGACACAGCCTGGCCGGCACACAACGGCACGTCCTGA
- a CDS encoding ABC transporter permease: protein MKRLGAPAIVAAVPLAVILVCVVTGDLLAPFPPNAQDLMLSSSGPGAQHWLGTDDLGRDVLSRVISGARVAVVGPLLVALVAVAVGVCLGLAAAYYRGRVDAVISRLVDVMYALPALLVAIVVVGISSGGYAVTVLVLSLLSVPTAIRMIRSAASVQCGLPYVEAAQSLRLPARTVMFRHVLPNIVPTVVATFLLDFVVALIAFSALAFLGIGGQPGSAEWGVMIADGREQILSEPWLSLAPAVLIILTAVCATVLGDSVYDRLTTRREAR from the coding sequence GTGAAGCGCCTGGGAGCGCCCGCGATCGTCGCGGCGGTGCCGCTGGCGGTGATCCTGGTCTGCGTCGTCACCGGCGACCTGCTGGCGCCGTTCCCGCCCAACGCCCAGGACCTGATGCTCAGCTCCAGCGGGCCGGGCGCGCAGCACTGGCTGGGCACCGACGACCTGGGCCGGGACGTGCTGTCCCGGGTGATCTCCGGTGCCCGGGTCGCGGTGGTCGGCCCGCTGCTGGTGGCGCTGGTGGCCGTGGCGGTCGGTGTGTGCCTGGGCCTGGCGGCCGCGTACTACCGGGGCCGGGTCGACGCGGTGATCAGCCGCCTGGTGGACGTGATGTACGCGTTGCCCGCACTGCTGGTGGCCATCGTGGTCGTGGGCATCTCGTCGGGCGGCTACGCGGTGACGGTCCTGGTGCTGTCGCTGCTGTCCGTGCCGACCGCGATCCGCATGATCCGCAGCGCGGCGAGCGTCCAATGCGGACTCCCTTACGTGGAGGCCGCCCAGAGCCTGCGGCTGCCCGCGCGCACGGTGATGTTCCGGCACGTCCTGCCCAACATCGTGCCGACGGTGGTGGCAACGTTCCTGCTGGACTTCGTCGTCGCCCTGATCGCCTTCTCCGCCTTGGCGTTCCTGGGCATCGGCGGCCAGCCGGGCAGCGCGGAGTGGGGTGTGATGATCGCCGACGGCCGCGAGCAGATCCTGTCCGAGCCGTGGCTCTCGCTCGCGCCGGCCGTGCTGATCATCCTCACGGCGGTCTGCGCGACCGTGCTCGGCGACAGCGTCTACGACCGGCTCACGACACGGCGGGAGGCACGATGA
- a CDS encoding MmyB family transcriptional regulator: MTTSASTSTGLRHPQDPLLAELIGELTMKSPEFVALRGDHRVASCDVSPYYPHHPVVGTVTCPGRAGMMSALPGQCGTRIRTCPQPRRRGSRGLSCSSPPRAWTVPPRP; encoded by the coding sequence ATGACCACGAGCGCGAGCACCTCGACCGGCTTGAGGCACCCGCAGGACCCGCTGCTCGCGGAGCTGATCGGCGAACTGACCATGAAGAGCCCGGAGTTCGTCGCGCTCCGGGGCGATCACCGCGTGGCATCCTGCGATGTCTCGCCCTACTACCCGCACCATCCCGTCGTCGGCACGGTGACCTGTCCTGGGAGGGCCGGCATGATGTCGGCCCTCCCAGGACAGTGCGGTACGAGGATCAGAACTTGCCCGCAGCCACGTCGGCGAGGGTCACGCGGCCTGTCTTGTAGTTCACCACCCAGGGCTTGGACGGTTCCGCCGCGTCCTTGA
- a CDS encoding arylamine N-acetyltransferase family protein, whose product MVIEAFLERLEYREPVRADVVTLRGLHRAWRLRVPYENIDIQLARPVLLTPDALVDKFARRERGGLCYEMNGALALLLRAVGFTVTIVEAAVLRATRGEGQWGNHIALLVDVEGQRWLADTGIGDAFLEPLPLREGTHRQGRLAYRMERLDTGTWRVHHHPEGTVSSYDFRTAPRELAEYATRATDKPADSPFVRVLVAQHHRDDHELALRARTITRTGPRGTDQRALSTLDEFAAALTEFRIPLDDIDPEHLAMLWEKTGHQHEAWLPSDSRPRAPEQGNRCSTPPTTGPSR is encoded by the coding sequence ATGGTGATCGAGGCGTTTCTGGAGCGACTGGAGTACCGCGAGCCCGTTCGGGCCGACGTGGTCACGCTGCGCGGGTTGCACCGGGCGTGGCGGCTGCGGGTTCCGTACGAGAACATCGACATCCAGCTCGCCAGGCCGGTCCTGCTCACCCCGGACGCGCTGGTGGACAAGTTCGCACGCCGTGAGCGCGGAGGTCTCTGCTACGAGATGAACGGCGCGCTCGCCCTGCTGCTACGGGCGGTCGGGTTCACTGTGACGATCGTGGAGGCGGCGGTGCTCCGCGCCACCCGCGGGGAGGGGCAGTGGGGCAACCACATCGCCCTGCTGGTGGACGTCGAGGGACAGCGGTGGCTGGCCGACACGGGGATCGGAGACGCGTTCCTCGAACCGCTGCCACTGCGGGAGGGCACGCACCGCCAGGGACGACTGGCCTACCGGATGGAACGCCTCGACACTGGAACGTGGCGTGTGCACCACCACCCGGAGGGCACGGTCTCCTCCTACGACTTCCGCACCGCGCCACGCGAACTCGCCGAGTACGCCACCAGAGCGACGGACAAGCCTGCCGACTCCCCGTTCGTCAGGGTGCTCGTGGCTCAACACCACCGCGACGACCACGAACTGGCCTTGCGTGCACGCACGATCACCCGCACCGGCCCTCGCGGCACCGACCAGCGCGCACTGTCCACTCTAGACGAATTCGCCGCGGCGCTGACGGAGTTCCGAATCCCGCTGGACGACATCGATCCCGAACACCTGGCCATGCTCTGGGAGAAGACCGGCCACCAACACGAAGCATGGCTGCCATCCGACAGCAGGCCGCGCGCACCTGAGCAAGGGAATCGGTGTAGCACGCCACCGACGACCGGTCCGAGCCGATGA
- a CDS encoding DUF3558 domain-containing protein, which produces MFAADFDGRPKGICVLWVGASENLVMQWGTDLSEGPDATDPCSAAKRIATTVVGNLRTT; this is translated from the coding sequence GTGTTCGCGGCGGACTTCGACGGGCGTCCCAAGGGCATATGCGTGCTCTGGGTCGGCGCGTCGGAAAACCTGGTCATGCAGTGGGGCACCGACCTTTCCGAAGGCCCGGACGCCACCGATCCCTGCTCGGCCGCGAAGCGAATCGCGACCACCGTGGTGGGCAACCTCAGGACCACCTGA
- a CDS encoding Lrp/AsnC family transcriptional regulator, protein MSSPDGPAPGGWWERASLDARLAAALQANPRVSWRDLAKAVDSSESTVARRVRALTTSGALRTTVVVDSIRTGQGFPVTVYFAVTNKSLRTLADHLVARADVRMVAVLTGRYGLLAEFITPSTQDLATILLDTLTGVDATFETMSEPVLREFKSTVDWSHSLVADLPGVRLPLLDLAPAEEPAPLDAVEEVIAERLRVDGRMSFADLAQATGLSESAVRRRTDALIATGRVHPVTLVDAQLLGFGIQAFAWVDLEPAALADAVRALAARQEVRYVAATAGDSDLLVELTVPAQADLFRFRTEVLGTLPGVRGTRVSINIRTLKRAFLPLEAPGPAGE, encoded by the coding sequence ATGAGTTCACCAGACGGTCCGGCGCCCGGCGGGTGGTGGGAGCGTGCGTCCCTCGACGCGCGGTTGGCCGCCGCCCTCCAGGCCAACCCCCGCGTGAGTTGGCGCGACCTGGCCAAGGCCGTGGACAGTTCCGAGTCCACGGTGGCCCGTCGGGTGCGGGCGCTGACCACGTCCGGGGCGTTGCGCACGACCGTCGTGGTGGACTCCATCCGCACCGGCCAGGGCTTCCCGGTGACGGTGTACTTCGCGGTCACCAACAAGTCGCTGCGCACGTTGGCCGACCACCTGGTGGCCAGGGCGGACGTGCGCATGGTCGCCGTGCTGACCGGCCGCTACGGGCTGCTCGCCGAGTTCATCACCCCGTCCACCCAGGACCTGGCGACGATCCTGCTGGACACCCTGACCGGGGTGGACGCCACGTTCGAGACGATGTCGGAACCGGTGCTGCGGGAGTTCAAGTCCACTGTGGACTGGAGTCACTCGCTGGTCGCCGACCTCCCCGGCGTGCGCCTGCCCCTGCTGGACCTGGCACCGGCCGAGGAACCGGCCCCGCTGGACGCGGTCGAGGAGGTCATCGCCGAACGGCTGCGGGTCGACGGCCGGATGAGCTTCGCCGACCTGGCGCAGGCCACCGGGTTGAGCGAGTCCGCCGTGCGCCGCCGCACCGACGCGCTGATCGCGACCGGCCGGGTGCACCCGGTGACGCTGGTCGACGCCCAACTGCTCGGCTTCGGCATCCAGGCGTTCGCCTGGGTCGACCTGGAGCCCGCCGCCCTGGCGGACGCCGTGCGCGCGCTGGCCGCGCGCCAGGAAGTGCGGTACGTGGCGGCCACCGCTGGGGACAGCGACCTGCTGGTGGAGCTGACCGTGCCCGCCCAGGCCGACCTGTTCCGGTTCCGGACCGAGGTGCTGGGCACGCTCCCCGGCGTGCGCGGCACCCGGGTGTCGATCAACATCCGGACCCTCAAACGGGCCTTCCTGCCCCTCGAAGCGCCCGGCCCGGCCGGTGAGTAA